One Theropithecus gelada isolate Dixy chromosome 3, Tgel_1.0, whole genome shotgun sequence genomic window carries:
- the N6AMT1 gene encoding hemK methyltransferase family member 2 isoform X1 — MASRRFPTPFHGHVGRGAFSDVYEPAEDTFLLLDALEAAAAELAGVEICLEVGAGSGVVSAFLASMIGPQALYMCTDINPEAAACTLETARCNKVHVQPVITDLVKGLLPRLKEKVDLLVFNPPYVVTPPEEVGSHGIEAAWAGGRNGREVMDRFFPLVPDLLSPRGLFYLVTIKENNPEEILKIMKTKGLQGTTALSRQAGQETLSVLKFTKS; from the exons ATGGCGAGCCGGCGCTTCCCTACGCCGTTCCACGGGCACGTGGGCCGCGGCGCCTTCAGCGACGTGTACGAGCCCGCGGAGGACACGTTTCTGCTTCTGGACGCGCTCGAGGCAGCAGCTGCCGAGCTGGCGGG agtgGAAATATGCCTAGAAGTAGGGGCAGGGTCTGGTGTAGTATCTGCATTCCTAGCCTCTATGATAGGTCCTCAGGCTTTGTACAT GTGCACTGATATCAACCCTGAGGCAGCAGCTTGTACCCTAGAGACAGCACGCTGTAACAAAGTTCACGTTCAACCAGTTATTACAGATTTG GTCAAAGGCTTGCTACCAAGATTGAAGGAAAAAGTTGATCTTCTGGTGTTCAATCCCCCCTATGTAGTGACTCCACCTGAAGAG GTAGGAAGTCACGGAATAGAGGCAGCTTGGGCTGGTGGCAGAAATGGTCGGGAAGTCATGGACAGGTTTTTCCCCCTGGTTCCAGATCTCCTTTCACCAAGAGGATTATTCTATTTAGTTACCATTAAAGAAAACAACCCAG aagaaattttgaaaataatgaagaCAAAAGGTCTGCAAGGAACCACTGCACTTTCCAGACAAGCAGGCCAAGAAACTCTTTCAGTCCTCAAGTTCACCAAGTCCTAG
- the N6AMT1 gene encoding hemK methyltransferase family member 2 isoform X2, whose translation MASRRFPTPFHGHVGRGAFSDVYEPAEDTFLLLDALEAAAAELAGVEICLEVGAGSGVVSAFLASMIGPQALYMCTDINPEAAACTLETARCNKVHVQPVITDLVGSHGIEAAWAGGRNGREVMDRFFPLVPDLLSPRGLFYLVTIKENNPEEILKIMKTKGLQGTTALSRQAGQETLSVLKFTKS comes from the exons ATGGCGAGCCGGCGCTTCCCTACGCCGTTCCACGGGCACGTGGGCCGCGGCGCCTTCAGCGACGTGTACGAGCCCGCGGAGGACACGTTTCTGCTTCTGGACGCGCTCGAGGCAGCAGCTGCCGAGCTGGCGGG agtgGAAATATGCCTAGAAGTAGGGGCAGGGTCTGGTGTAGTATCTGCATTCCTAGCCTCTATGATAGGTCCTCAGGCTTTGTACAT GTGCACTGATATCAACCCTGAGGCAGCAGCTTGTACCCTAGAGACAGCACGCTGTAACAAAGTTCACGTTCAACCAGTTATTACAGATTTG GTAGGAAGTCACGGAATAGAGGCAGCTTGGGCTGGTGGCAGAAATGGTCGGGAAGTCATGGACAGGTTTTTCCCCCTGGTTCCAGATCTCCTTTCACCAAGAGGATTATTCTATTTAGTTACCATTAAAGAAAACAACCCAG aagaaattttgaaaataatgaagaCAAAAGGTCTGCAAGGAACCACTGCACTTTCCAGACAAGCAGGCCAAGAAACTCTTTCAGTCCTCAAGTTCACCAAGTCCTAG